A stretch of the Uranotaenia lowii strain MFRU-FL chromosome 3, ASM2978415v1, whole genome shotgun sequence genome encodes the following:
- the LOC129751649 gene encoding zinc transporter ZIP11 codes for MIQGYGSVTQALLGTLLTWGLTALGSGMVVFLRGNQRKSLDISLGFAAGVMVAASFWSLLAPAIELAESSNMYGSKGEFAFIPVAVGFLMGAIFVYGTDKVISFLGINSPTMMIALTHTNKDKADIAIDDQVSSLETGRSSYAGIPPDSLAIGMDSFADCLNAQHGSVSRKRRKGSDNTKEQSLYTNNSQSQIDAQLSQWKRIMLLVVAITVHNIPEGLAVGVSFGAIGTTESATFEAARNLAIGIGIQNFPEGLAVSLPLHAAGFSLGKSFWYGQLSGMVEPIFGVLGAVAVSVATIILPYALSFAAGAMIYIVADDILPEAHASGNGLIATWGTIAGFVVMMCLDVGLG; via the exons ATGATTCAGGGTTACGGTTCCGTAACGCAGGCCCTGCTGGGTACCCTGCTGACCTGGGGTCTTACCGCCCTCGGTTCCGGTATGGTTGTATTCCTCCGAGGCAACCAGCGGAAATCGCTCGACATATCGCTGGGATTCGCCGCCGGTGTGATGGTTGCGGCCAGTTTCTGGTCCCTGTTAGCTCCAGCCATCGAGTTAGCAGAAAGCTCCAACATGTATGGTAGCAAGGGGGAGTTTGCCTTCATTCCGGTTGCAGTTGGTTTCCTGATGGGGGCCATCTTCGTGTACGGCACAGATAAAGTCATTTCGTTCCTCGGTATCAACAGTCCTACGATGATGATTGCCTTGACCCACACCAACAAAGACAAGGCTGACATAGCTATCGACGATCAAGTGTCGTCCCTAGAGACGGGTCGAAGCTCGTATGCAGGAATACCACCGGATTCTCTAGCCATTGGCATGGATAgctttgctgattgtttgaacGCTCAGCATGGAAGTGTGTCTAGGAAGCGCAGGAAGGGAAGCGATAACACCAAGGAACAATCGCTGTACACTAACAACAGCCAGAGTCAGATTGATGCCCAACTGTCTCAGTGGAAGAGAATCATGTTGCTTGTGGTGGCAATTACGGTGCACAACATTCCCGAGGGTTTGGCCGTCGGAGTCAGTTTCGGAGCGATTGGTACAACCGAATCAGCAACCTTTGAAGCGGCTCGGAATCTCGCTATCGGTATCGGAATCCAAAATTTTCCAGAAGGTCTTGCCGTGAGCCTCCCATTGCACGCTGCCGGCTTCAGTCTGGGAAAGAGCTTCTGGTATGGTCAGCTTTCCGGAATGGTTGAACCCATTTTCGGTGTCCTGGGTGCTGTGGCCGTCAGTGTGGCCACCATAATTTTACCCTATGCATTGTCGTTTGCTGCCGGTGCTATGATCTACATCGTTGCCGACGATATTCTACCGGAGGCCCACGCAAG TGGTAATGGCCTGATCGCCACCTGGGGCACCATTGCCGGATTTGTTGTCATGATGTGCCTGGATGTGGGACTTGGATAA